The following nucleotide sequence is from Psychroserpens sp. Hel_I_66.
TATCATTAATGGTGGTTCCCATAGTGATGCGCCAATTGCGTTTCAAGAATTTATGGTCATGCCAGTAAAAGCAAAAAACTTTACGCATGCGATGCAAATGGGAACAGAGATCTTCCATAATCTTAAAAAAGTGTTACACGATAGAGGTTTAAGCACTGCTGTTGGTGATGAAGGTGGTTTTGCTCCAAACCTAGAAGGCGGAACAGAAGATGCTTTGGATACGATCAAAAAAGCTGTAGATAATGCAGGTTATAAATTAGGTGATGATGTCATGATCGCTTTAGATTGTGCTGCAGCAGAGTTTTACGTAGATGGAGCATACGATTACACAAAGTTTGAAGGTAGTAACGGTAAAGTAAGAACAAGTAAAGAACAGGCAGATTATCTTGCTGAACTTTCAGAGAAATATCCAATTATTTCTATTGAAGATGGTATGGATGAAAATGACTGGGAAGGTTGGGAGTATTTAACCAAAAAGATTGGTGATAAAGTGCAACTTGTTGGAGACGATTTATTCGTAACCAATGTAGAGCGCTTATCTCGCGGAATTAAAAACGGAATAGCAAACTCAATTCTAATTAAGGTGAACCAGATTGGTACTTTAACAGAGACGATTTCCGCAGTAAATATGGCGCATAATGCAGGTTATACATCTGTAATGTCACATCGTTCTGGTGAGACAGAGGATAATACCATTGCAGATTTAGCTGTGGCTTTAAATACTGGTCAAATTAAAACTGGTTCTGCGTCTCGTAGTGATCGTATGGCAAAATACAATCAGTTATTACGTATCGAAGAAGAATTAGATACAGTAGCTTATTTTCCTGGAATGAATGCTTTTAAAATAAAGTAAGTTTTTCCGAAGAAAAAAAAATTAAAAACCTATACGTTAATTCGTGTAGGTTTTTTTTGTCTAATCAAAAACTATAAATCAAGCCATTGGTCAATTCAAATTGTGTCTTCGGAATTTCAGAACTCACAGGAACTGCATCGTAGAAATAATTAAAGGTCGTCTTAAATGCAAGATTCTTGAAAACCTCAAATAATAGAGAGGTATTGCTGGAGAGACGATAATCATTAAATACGTCCAATTTGGGCTGGTAATAGCTGGTGCTAATGATACTTATCGTTTCCGTAGGATATAAACTAAATGATAAATAGGCACTTCCTCGTACATCGTTTTGTGTTCTATCGCTAATAACATTTGACGCTTTTTCGTATTCATACATAATTAAAGTACCCAAATAGAAACGATAGTTGTCATTTTTAAACAGTTTAAAACGAGGGCCAGTACCCAGCAAACCTCTAAAATCAATTTGTGAAACAGCATCATATTGCGCTTGTGCGAACGCCTCCCATTTTACGAGATCTGTCAATTTTCTATTGTAACGCAAATGTTGTGTACCACGATTTACCAAATCGTTATTTTCAATCTTCTGAAAGTTTAAATCATTGACAAAAAGCCAGAGATTGGTCTTATCGTTATATTGTACATGTGCTTTATTTGCAATCCTGAAAATATCATTCTTGTTTTTTATTAGTGAAACATCGAGACTTACAGATCCAGTCCATTTTGCAGAATCTGATGTTTTTCGCAATGTTTCTACGTTAACAACTTGGGAGTGACAAGTAAGGTTTATAAATATGATTAGCAATAGCAGCCTGTACATGGTAAAATTTTTAGAAGCACAAAAATACTATTATAGCATTAAAACTATAATAAAATGTGATGATTGTGATATGATGTATAAATTTCAATTTTCCGGAGAATATAAATATCAATTTTTTGAATACCTAAATTGTTAAAAGCATTATAAATCTACTTCGTATATCCTTAGATATTTTGTAAATTTACATTCCGCAGAAAAAATTAAACTTTAATAAAATCTTAGAATAAATGTCAGATAAAGCTACATTAGAAATACATGGTAAAAAACACGAGTTTCCTTTAGTTACAGGAACTGAAAATGAAGTTGCAATAGACATCAAAACATTGAGAAGTGTTACTGATGGTGTTGTAACTATAGATCCAGGTTATAAAAACACGGGATCTTGTGAAAGTGCTATTACTTTTCTTGATGGTGAAAAAGGAATTTTAAGATATAGAGGTTATTCTATCGAGGAGCTAGCTGAAAAAGCAGATTTTCTTGAAGTCGCTTACCTTTTGATTTTTGGAGAATTACCAAATAAGGAGCAGCACGATAAATTTCATGCAGATATCAAAAAGAACTCTGTAGTTGATGATGACATTAAGAAAATATTAGATGCTTTTCCAAAATCGGCACATCCAATGGGAGTTCTGGCTTCATTGACTAGTGCTTTAACTGCTTTTAATCCTTCTTCTGTCAATGTAGATTCTGAAGAAGACATGTACAAAGCTATCGTTAAGATTCTTGGAAAATTTCCAATCTTAGTGGCTTGGACAATGCGTAAGAAAAAAGGATTACCATTTGATTATGGAAATTCTTCTCTAGGCTATGTAGAGAATTTATTGCAAATGATGTTTAAGCAGCCAAACGAAGATTACAAACAAAACCCAATTTTAGTTAATGCATTAGATAAACTATTAATCTTACATGCAGATCATGAACAAAACTGTTCTACATCTACGGTTAGAATAGTAGGTTCGTCTCACGCTGGATTATTTGCATCATTATCTGCAGGAATCTCTGCACTTTGGGGACCACTTCATGGTGGAGCAAATCAAGCAGTTCTTGAAATGCTAGAAGGTATTAAAGAAGATGGTGGAGATACCAAAAAATATATGGCTAAAGCTAAGGATAAGGATGATCCTTTCCGTTTGATGGGCTTTGGACACCGTGTCTATAAAAACTTTGATCCTCGAGCAAAAATTATTAAAAAAGCTGCAGATGAAGTTTTAGGCGATTTAGGAGTTGAAGATCCAATTTTAGATATCGCAAAAGGTTTAGAAAAAGAAGCATTGGAAGATCAATATTTTGTTGATAGAAAATTATATCCAAACGTAGATTTCTATTCAGGAATAATCTATAGAGGTATGGATATACCAACCGAAATGTTCACGGTAATGTTTGCTTTAGGGCGTTTACCAGGTTGGATTTCACAATGGAGAGAAATGCGTTTACGTAAAGAACCAATTGGTAGACCTAGACAAATTTACATAGGCGAGACTCATAGACCTTTTAAAGAAATGAGCAAAAGATAAAATTGTTGAATACAATATTAAAAGCTTCATATTTAATTATGGAGCTTTTTTTATATTTGTGACTATGATAAAACTACACGTAAAAAACGAGACCTCTCGTTTGCGAGAAGTTATTCTCGGTACAGCTAAGAGTAATGGTCCTACACCTAAAATGGAGGACGCTTACGATCCTAAATCTTTAGAACATATCAAAGCGGGAACATATCCCGTAGAAAAGGATATGGTTAGAGAAATGGAAGCGGTAGCAGATGTTTTTAAAAAATACGATGTTAAAGTATATAGGCCAGAGATTATAGAGAACTGTAACCAGATTTTTAGTAGAGATATCGGTTTTGTCATAGATGATGTTTTTGTGAAAGCGAACATTCTTCCAGATCGTGAAGAAGAATTAGATGCTATACAATACGTGATTGACCAAATGAATCCAGAGAAAGTAATCCGTCCGCCAGAAGAAGTCCATATTGAGGGAGGCGACGTGTTAGTTTGGAACGATCATATTTTTATTGGTACCTATCGAGAAGATGATTATGCAGATTATATAGTTGCTCGAACAAATATGCAAGGCGTAAATTATATCGTAGAACAATTTCCGCATAAAACAGTGAAGAGCTTTAATTTGCGTAAATCACAGGTCAATCCTAAAGATAATGCGTTGCATCTTGATTGCTGTTTTCAGCCCATTGGTGCAAATAAAGCTATTTTGCACAAAGAAGGATTTTTAGAGGAAGATGAGTATGAATGGTTGCTCAATTTCTTCGGAAAAGAAAACTGCTTTATCATCTCAAAAGATGAAATGTACAATATGAACAGCAACGTATTCTCTATATCTGAGAACGTTATCATTTCCGAAGAAAATTTTACACGTTTAAACACTTGGCTTAGAGAACAAGGCTTTACGGTAGAGGAAGTGCCTTACGCTGAGATTGCTAAACAAGAGGGCTTATTGCGCTGCAGTACGTTGCCTTTAGTAAGAGATTAGTCTTTAGATTTTTCTATTAATGGCTCTTCTTTGTGATTTGTAGGTTTTGAACTTTTTATTGAATAACCATCTGTTGAAAATGCAAACCCTTTGTTTTCACCATTTTCTCCAA
It contains:
- a CDS encoding citrate synthase, giving the protein MSDKATLEIHGKKHEFPLVTGTENEVAIDIKTLRSVTDGVVTIDPGYKNTGSCESAITFLDGEKGILRYRGYSIEELAEKADFLEVAYLLIFGELPNKEQHDKFHADIKKNSVVDDDIKKILDAFPKSAHPMGVLASLTSALTAFNPSSVNVDSEEDMYKAIVKILGKFPILVAWTMRKKKGLPFDYGNSSLGYVENLLQMMFKQPNEDYKQNPILVNALDKLLILHADHEQNCSTSTVRIVGSSHAGLFASLSAGISALWGPLHGGANQAVLEMLEGIKEDGGDTKKYMAKAKDKDDPFRLMGFGHRVYKNFDPRAKIIKKAADEVLGDLGVEDPILDIAKGLEKEALEDQYFVDRKLYPNVDFYSGIIYRGMDIPTEMFTVMFALGRLPGWISQWREMRLRKEPIGRPRQIYIGETHRPFKEMSKR
- a CDS encoding DUF481 domain-containing protein, which codes for MRKTSDSAKWTGSVSLDVSLIKNKNDIFRIANKAHVQYNDKTNLWLFVNDLNFQKIENNDLVNRGTQHLRYNRKLTDLVKWEAFAQAQYDAVSQIDFRGLLGTGPRFKLFKNDNYRFYLGTLIMYEYEKASNVISDRTQNDVRGSAYLSFSLYPTETISIISTSYYQPKLDVFNDYRLSSNTSLLFEVFKNLAFKTTFNYFYDAVPVSSEIPKTQFELTNGLIYSF
- a CDS encoding dimethylarginine dimethylaminohydrolase family protein, whose amino-acid sequence is MIKLHVKNETSRLREVILGTAKSNGPTPKMEDAYDPKSLEHIKAGTYPVEKDMVREMEAVADVFKKYDVKVYRPEIIENCNQIFSRDIGFVIDDVFVKANILPDREEELDAIQYVIDQMNPEKVIRPPEEVHIEGGDVLVWNDHIFIGTYREDDYADYIVARTNMQGVNYIVEQFPHKTVKSFNLRKSQVNPKDNALHLDCCFQPIGANKAILHKEGFLEEDEYEWLLNFFGKENCFIISKDEMYNMNSNVFSISENVIISEENFTRLNTWLREQGFTVEEVPYAEIAKQEGLLRCSTLPLVRD
- the eno gene encoding phosphopyruvate hydratase is translated as MSIIINIHARQILDSRGNPTVEVDVVTENGVMGRAAVPSGASTGEHEAVELRDGGNAYMGKGVTKAVDNVNSIIAQELLGESVFDQNRIDQLMIDLDGTKNKSKLGANAILGVSLATAKAAAAELGMPLYRYVGGVSANTLPVPMMNIINGGSHSDAPIAFQEFMVMPVKAKNFTHAMQMGTEIFHNLKKVLHDRGLSTAVGDEGGFAPNLEGGTEDALDTIKKAVDNAGYKLGDDVMIALDCAAAEFYVDGAYDYTKFEGSNGKVRTSKEQADYLAELSEKYPIISIEDGMDENDWEGWEYLTKKIGDKVQLVGDDLFVTNVERLSRGIKNGIANSILIKVNQIGTLTETISAVNMAHNAGYTSVMSHRSGETEDNTIADLAVALNTGQIKTGSASRSDRMAKYNQLLRIEEELDTVAYFPGMNAFKIK